TTATACTAGCAACTTTGCCGCCCATTTTATTAATTTTTTGCAAAGTATTAGATAAATCGGAATAGGGAACTAATAAAGCACGATTAATGCGACGTACTTTAGGATATCTTGGTAAATTCAAACTAGCTACCTCAACGCGATAAACGCGATCGCCGTTATTAGCGTTACCAAATACTTGAGTAGGAGTCCCTTTACCCGCTTCTTGGTAAGCCCAACCATCGTTACTTCCAGAAGGTCCTGACACAGCAGAAGAGCTATTCATCGCTAATTCTTTCGCTAAACGAGAGGTTTTACCTGCGATTTGAGCGCGATCGCTATTAGCATAACCACGGTAAAGTTGGAACATACGTGTAAACCCTACGGTTTTCTGATTAGGCTGAGTTGCAAAACCGCGGTAATAGGGAACGATATTCTCACCGAAGTTCTCGTCATACTCAGCAGAATCTAGATAAGAATCGATATCAGCCTCAAACCCTTGATTTTGGTATAAATCTAGGTGATAAATTACCTCTGACTCATCATAGGGAGCGCGACCGAGAAGATGCTTGATATTTAACTCAATCACTCTGGTTTGGAAGTTGCCATAGAGAAATTTAGACTTATACAATTCTGATTTAGCTACAGCTCTGACAAAATCCTTAACAGTGATAGAACGATTGCAGAGTAGAGATTCTAAGCTAGTTAGACGCTCTGACTTCATGATATAGTCATTACCCAATACTTGACGGTAAACTGCGCGTATTGCGGTTTGAGCTTCTTCTCTAGTCCAATTAGGACGTAATTCTACGGAATTGCTTTCATCAAAAGCTGAAACACCTAAACGAGATGCTGCTGTTGTAACTGCCACTTATTTTTACTCCTTAATATTTTTAAGCATGAGTTAGGCTGAGAATTTTACAGCCACTCTGGTTTAATTTTTGCATAGTAGTGGATAGTCTCTCATAAGGAATGACATATTCCTTAACACTACTTCGTAATTGAGGACTACGTTTTCGTGCTCCTTGAGTAACACGAATTCGATATAAATCCCCACGCTCACCGTTGGTAGTTCCTCCTAACACTAATCCTACTTGAGCATTAGTCACGGGAGTAGCTACATTACGAGCTAAATCATAGGTTAAACGGGAGGTATTGCTATTGCTTTGAGCGCGATCGCTATTAGCATAACCCTGATAAAGCTGGAACATACGTGTAAACCCTACAGTTTTTTGTCCTCTTTGGGTAGCAAAACCACGGTAATAGGGGACAATATTCTCCCCGAAATTCTCAAGATACTCCTCTGAATCTAGGTAAGAATCGATATCAGCCTCAAATCCCTGACTACGATATATCTCCAGATGTTCAGTAATTTCGTTTTCATCATAGGGAGCGCGACCAAGAAGATGTTTAAAATTCAACTCAATCATGCGAGGATGATAAGTATTGTAAAAAAACTTTGACTTATACAACTCAGATTTAGCTACCATTCTCACAAACTCTCGTACCGAAATAGAGCGATTACACAAGAGTGATTCGGCACTTTTTAGTCTCTCAGAATTCATCAAATGCTCATTACCGAGTACTTGACGATAGACAGCTTGGATCGCTGTTTTTGCTTCTTCTTGACTCCAGTAAGGACGTAATTCTACTGGTTGTGCTTCAGCGAAAGCTGTTACCCCTAAACGAGATGCAGCTGTAGTAATTGCCATGATTAAATACTCTTTGATTTTCTAATTGGTTTTCAATAACTTTCTGTGAACTTATGTGTTATTGAATCAGAGTTTTTGTGCAATTTTCGTGCAATTTTCTGAGAAATCCTTAAAGATTTGTTGCGAAATGTTAAATAAGCTTAATTAAATATCAACAGTCAAAACTCTAATCCTACTTTAAACTCAGGATTTGCTTCCATAGACGAGCAACTTTCTCTAAATCCTTATCACCAGGCGATCGCTCTACCCCACTAGATAAATCGATACCATCGGGTTTTAACTGAGTTAAAGCTAAGACAATATTTTCCGGAGTTAACCCCCCCGCTAATAACCAAGGTTTAGGAGGACAAAAAGAGCTTAAATCTTGCCATACTAAGGTTTTCCCCGTACCTCCCTGTAAATGAGGATCATAAGCGTCTAACAACAAACTATCCACATAATCACTATAAGCAAGAATTTCTTCTAGAGAATCAGTATTTTTAACCCTGATAGCCTTAATTATTTCCTTACCTGGTAATAATTCCCTTAAACTAAGACAAAACTCTACTGATTCCTGACCATGTAATTGTACCCCTGTCAAACCAGTATTAATCACAATCTCCTGAATTACTTCTACAGATTCATTGACAAACACCCCAATAGTTTGTACATTTTCCGATAAACTCTGAATAATCAAATTAATCTCATTTGGGTTAAGATAACGAGGAGAAGCAGGAAAACAAATAAACCCTAGGGTATCAACCCCAAGGGAGGTAATCCCTTGAGCCTGTTTTAATTTAGTAATACCACATATTTTTACACGCATAGTTATTAATGCCTACTCTACATGGAAGTTGGCTGTTAGCCACAGAATCTTGTTCTTTTTTTCTTTGGGGTGAAACTTGGCGCTCTCAGGTAGTACCAACAGAAGATAATATCCCCCTACATCCCTACCTAGTACACCAAGAAACCCTTCAAGAATATTTAAATCATCTCAATACCAGCAATAACCTAGATTGGCAAAATCAAATTATTTCTTTACCGAGTAAATCTGAACAATTACCCCTATTATCCCAACAATTAACCACAACTAACCATAATCTTACTCTTCAACCTTGGTGTATTCAGGGATTTAACCTCACCATAACCGAGGCGCTCCCTTGGTTAGCCTCTATTCCCCTTACTTCCCTACCCCAAGAGCAGCAAGAATATGGCGATGACATCCGCTTCTGGTGTCATATTTATCGCTGGAGTCTGGATTTATTAGCGAGAGGAAAATTTATTCCACATCTAACCTTAGCTACAGAAACAACAGCCCAAACTCACTGGCGACTACTTCTAGATAATAGTCTAGATCAAGCTCGTTTAGTTAAGTTTACTCGCTTAATGCCTTTAGTATGTACTCAATATCAACCTAATCAGTCATACTCAGCTCAATATTTACTATTAAGCGTTTTAAGCGCGATAGTTGATCAACAGATTCGTAATTACCTTGATTCTCCCCCCCTTTCTGCTAAAGCATCTACCTTGCAAAAATGGTTACATACCCTCTCTCAACCCGTCAAAACTAAATTAACCGCACCTTCTCAAGAATTAAAACGTATCGAAACTTCCCTCAATAACTGGATTTTACCTCGACAAGAATACATCGTTATCAACCCCGACTATCAACTCGGAGAAAATCAGTTTCGTCTCTGTTTAGTCTTAACACCTCCTACAGATAT
The sequence above is drawn from the Gloeocapsa sp. DLM2.Bin57 genome and encodes:
- a CDS encoding photosystem I reaction center subunit XII, with amino-acid sequence MAVTTAASRLGVSAFDESNSVELRPNWTREEAQTAIRAVYRQVLGNDYIMKSERLTSLESLLCNRSITVKDFVRAVAKSELYKSKFLYGNFQTRVIELNIKHLLGRAPYDESEVIYHLDLYQNQGFEADIDSYLDSAEYDENFGENIVPYYRGFATQPNQKTVGFTRMFQLYRGYANSDRAQIAGKTSRLAKELAMNSSSAVSGPSGSNDGWAYQEAGKGTPTQVFGNANNGDRVYRVEVASLNLPRYPKVRRINRALLVPYSDLSNTLQKINKMGGKVASISLA
- a CDS encoding photosystem I reaction center subunit XII; amino-acid sequence: MAITTAASRLGVTAFAEAQPVELRPYWSQEEAKTAIQAVYRQVLGNEHLMNSERLKSAESLLCNRSISVREFVRMVAKSELYKSKFFYNTYHPRMIELNFKHLLGRAPYDENEITEHLEIYRSQGFEADIDSYLDSEEYLENFGENIVPYYRGFATQRGQKTVGFTRMFQLYQGYANSDRAQSNSNTSRLTYDLARNVATPVTNAQVGLVLGGTTNGERGDLYRIRVTQGARKRSPQLRSSVKEYVIPYERLSTTMQKLNQSGCKILSLTHA
- a CDS encoding phosphoribosylanthranilate isomerase, coding for MRVKICGITKLKQAQGITSLGVDTLGFICFPASPRYLNPNEINLIIQSLSENVQTIGVFVNESVEVIQEIVINTGLTGVQLHGQESVEFCLSLRELLPGKEIIKAIRVKNTDSLEEILAYSDYVDSLLLDAYDPHLQGGTGKTLVWQDLSSFCPPKPWLLAGGLTPENIVLALTQLKPDGIDLSSGVERSPGDKDLEKVARLWKQILSLK